In Embleya scabrispora, the DNA window ACCACCCCGGCCGGCTGACCGCACCGCTGCCCCAAACCGCCGGACCGGCCCCCAGCCGGTCCGGCCCCGAGAGCCGCTCCGGCACCCCCAGCAGTCCGGCCTTCAAAGCCGCTCTGGCCTCCAAAACCGCTCCGGCACCCCCAGCGGCCCGGCCCGCAAGACCGCTCCGGCGCCCCCAACCGGTCTGGCAGCCAAAGCCGCTCCGGCGCCCGTAACGGTCCGGCCCCGCAAGCCGCTCCGGACCCCTGAGCCGCTCCGGCACATCCAGCCCGTCCGGCGTCTGAGGACAAGCTTTTCAGCCCGTCCGGCGTTTGAGGACGGCCCACCCCGGCTCGGGAAGACCCAGGTACGCGGTCGACCCGACCCGGTCGGCCGCACGGCGCTATGCGTCGGCCGCGTCGGCCGCCTCGATCTCGTCCCGCGTGACCCCGAGCAGGAACAACACGGTGTCCAGAAACGGCACATTGACCGCCGTGTCCGCGGCCTCCCGAACCACCGGCTTCGCGTTGAACGCCACCCCGAGCCCCGCGGCATTGAGCATGTCCAGGTCGTTCGCCCCGTCACCGATCGCGACGGTGGCCGTCAACGGCACCCCGGCGTCCGCCGCGAAGCCGCGCAACAGCCGTGCCTTGCCCGCCCGGTCGACGATCTCGCCGACCACCCGCCCGGTGAGTTTGCCGTCGACCACCTCGAGGGTGTTCGCCGCGCTGTAGTCCAGCCCCAGCTTGTCCACCAGCGCGTCGGTGACCTGGGTGAATCCGCCCGAGACGATGCCGACCTTGTAGCCGAGCCGCTTCAGCGTCCGCACCAGCGTGCGCGCCCCGCGCGTGAGGACGACCTGCTCGCGCACCCGGTCGATGGCGTTCTCGTCCAGCCCCGCGAGCAGCGCCACCCGGGCCCGCAGCGACTCGGCGAAGTCCAGCTCGCCGCGCATCGCGGCGGAGGTGACCTCGGCCACCTCGTCCAGACAGCCCGCGTGCTCGGCGAGCAGTTCGATCACCTCGCCCTGGATCAGGGTCGAGTCGACGTCCATCACGATCAGC includes these proteins:
- the serB gene encoding phosphoserine phosphatase SerB, whose translation is MNAPRTLLVKIFGKDRPGVTASLFDVLAGHTVEVVDVEQTVTRGRLTLCVLITTPTDEGRLRAGVHRWADGERLEAEILSGVGDNRPRGEGRSHVTVLGHPLEPDAFAGIAHRIANAGANIDRIFRLAKYPVTAIELQVSGVETDKLRLELAIEAAERGVDVAVQPSGLRRRAKRLIVMDVDSTLIQGEVIELLAEHAGCLDEVAEVTSAAMRGELDFAESLRARVALLAGLDENAIDRVREQVVLTRGARTLVRTLKRLGYKVGIVSGGFTQVTDALVDKLGLDYSAANTLEVVDGKLTGRVVGEIVDRAGKARLLRGFAADAGVPLTATVAIGDGANDLDMLNAAGLGVAFNAKPVVREAADTAVNVPFLDTVLFLLGVTRDEIEAADAADA